A stretch of the Notolabrus celidotus isolate fNotCel1 chromosome 3, fNotCel1.pri, whole genome shotgun sequence genome encodes the following:
- the LOC117810258 gene encoding transducin-like enhancer protein 3-B isoform X11: MTELNAIIGVRGLPNLPLTQQQLQAQHLSHAGHGPPVQLPPHPSGLQPPGLPPVTGAGAGLLALGALGSQAHLPVKDEKNHHDLEHRGPSSFHSPLALPLKERESSTNNSVSPSDSLRAASEKHRGSSDYSLDSKKRKVDDKDSMSRYDSDGDKSDDLVVDVSNEDPATPRVSPAHSPPENGLDKSRVLKKDAAPNSPASVASSGSTPSSKAKDHAHNDKSSTPSLKSNTPTPRNEAPTPGTSSTPGLRPLTMGKPPGMEALAAPALRTPLSIAGSYATPFAMMGHHDMNGSLTSPGVYPGLISPQMSAAAAAAYGRSPIAGFDPHPHMRAPGLPASLTSISGGKPAYSFHVSADGQMQPVPFPPDALIGPGIPRHARQINTLSHGEVVCAVTISNPTRHVYTGGKGCVKIWDISQPGSKSPVSQLDCLNRDNYIRSCKLLPDGRTLIVGGEASTLTIWDLASQTPRIKAELTSSAPACYALAISPDAKVCFSCCSDGNIAVWDLHNQTLVRQFQGHTDGASCIDISHDGTKLWTGGLDNTVRSWDLREGRQLQQHDFTSQIFSLGYCPTGEWLAVGMESSNVEVLHHTKPDKYQLHLHESCVLSLKFAYCGKWFVSTGKDNLLNAWRTPYGASIFQSKESSSVLSCDISADDKYIVTGSGDKKATVYEVIY, from the exons cagcagcagctccaggctCAGCACCTCTCTCACGCGGGCCACGGCCCCCCAGTCCAGCTCCCCCCACACCCGTCAGGCCTGCAGCCGCCCGGCCTCCCCCCTGTGACTGGTGCCGGCGCCGGCCTGCTGGCTCTGGGTGCTCTTGGCAGCCAGGCCCACCTGCCTGTAAAAGACGAGAAGAACCACCACGACCTGGAGCACAGAG GCCCCTCATCTTTTCACTCGCCTCTGGCCCTTCCTCTGAAAGAACGCGAGTCGAGCACG AATAACTCGGTGTCACCGTCAGACAGCCTGCGAGCAGCAAGTGAGAAGCACCGCGGCTCTTCAGATTACAGTCTGGACTCCAAGAAACGCAAAGTGGACGACAAAGACAGCATGAGCAGATAT GACAGTGACGGAGACAAAAGTGACGACTTGGTGGTGGACGTTTCCAATGAG GATCCGGCCACCCCTCGAGTTAGCCCCGCTCACTCTCCTCCAGAGAACGGCCTGGATAAATCCCGAGTCCTGAAGAAGGATGCTGCCCCCAACAGTCCTGCCTCCGTCGCCTCGTCAGGCAGCACACCGTCCTCCAAAGCCAAGGACCACGCCCAT AACGACAAGTCGTCCACACCAAGCCTGAAGTCCAACACGCCAACACCAAGAAATGAGGCCCCGACACCAGGAACCAGCAGCACGCCAGGACTGAGGCCTCTCACCATGGGCAAACCACCAGGCATGGAGGCGTTAG CCGCTCCTGCCCTGCGTACACCTCTGTCCATTGCGGGTTCCTACGCCACCCCGTTTGCTATGATGGGTCATCATGACATGAATGGATCCCTGACCAGCCCCGGCGTCTATCCAGGTCTCATTTCACCTCAGATGAGTGCTGCAGCGGCTGCCGCTTATGGACGCTCTCCCATC GCGGGATTCGACCCTCATCCCCACATGAGAGCTCCAGGCCTGCCAGCCAGCCTCACGTCTATTTCTGGAGGGAAACC AGCGTATTCTTTTCACGTGAGTGCGGATGGTCAGATGCAGCCTGTGCCCTTCCCTCCAGATGCACTGATCGGTCCGGGCATCCCGCGCCACGCTCGCCAGATCAACACACTGAGCCACGGGGAAGTGGTGTGCGCTGTCACCATCAGCAACCCCACACGCCATGTCTACACCGGCGGCAAGGGCTGCGTCAAGATTTGGGACATCAGCCAGCCAGGCAGCAAGAGTCCTGTGTCCCAACTCGACTGCTTG AACAGAGACAATTACATCCGCTCCTGCAAACTGTTGCCTGATGGCCGAACCCTCATAGTGGGTGGCGAGGCCAGCACGCTGACCATCTGGGACCTAGCCTCACAGACGCCCCGCATTAAGGCGGAGCTCACTTCTTCTGCTCCAGCCTGCTATGCACTGGCCATCAGTCCAGATGCCAAGGTctgcttctcctgctgctcGGACGGAAACATCGCTGTGTGGGACCTCCATAACCAGACCCTCGTCAG GCAGTTCCAGGGTCACACAGACGGTGCCAGCTGCATCGACATCTCTCACGACGGGACCAAACTGTGGACTGGAGGGCTGGACAACACAGTCCGCTCCTGGGACCTGAGAGAAGGACGACAGCTTCAGCAACACGACTTTACCTCACAG ATCTTCTCTCTGGGCTACTGTCCCACTGGAGAATGGCTGGCTGTGGGCATGGAGAGCAGCAACGTGGAGGTGCTGCACCACACCAAGCCTGACAAGTACCAGCTGCACCTGCACGAAAGCTGCGTCCTCTCGCTAAAGTTCGCCTACTGTG gtaaaTGGTTTGTGAGCACAGGGAAGGACAACCTGCTGAATGCATGGAGGACTCCGTATGGTGCCAGCATATTTCAG TCAAAGGAGTCGTCCTCCGTCCTGAGCTGTGACATCTCAGCAGATGACAAATACATTGTGACAGGATCCGGTGACAAGAAGGCGACAGTCTACGAGGTCATCTACTAA
- the LOC117810258 gene encoding transducin-like enhancer protein 3-B isoform X10, producing MTELNAIIGQQQPPHSVYPAFMQQQLQAQHLSHAGHGPPVQLPPHPSGLQPPGLPPVTGAGAGLLALGALGSQAHLPVKDEKNHHDLEHRGPSSFHSPLALPLKERESSTNNSVSPSDSLRAASEKHRGSSDYSLDSKKRKVDDKDSMSRYDSDGDKSDDLVVDVSNEDPATPRVSPAHSPPENGLDKSRVLKKDAAPNSPASVASSGSTPSSKAKDHAHNDKSSTPSLKSNTPTPRNEAPTPGTSSTPGLRPLTMGKPPGMEALAAPALRTPLSIAGSYATPFAMMGHHDMNGSLTSPGVYPGLISPQMSAAAAAAYGRSPIAGFDPHPHMRAPGLPASLTSISGGKPAYSFHVSADGQMQPVPFPPDALIGPGIPRHARQINTLSHGEVVCAVTISNPTRHVYTGGKGCVKIWDISQPGSKSPVSQLDCLNRDNYIRSCKLLPDGRTLIVGGEASTLTIWDLASQTPRIKAELTSSAPACYALAISPDAKVCFSCCSDGNIAVWDLHNQTLVRQFQGHTDGASCIDISHDGTKLWTGGLDNTVRSWDLREGRQLQQHDFTSQIFSLGYCPTGEWLAVGMESSNVEVLHHTKPDKYQLHLHESCVLSLKFAYCGKWFVSTGKDNLLNAWRTPYGASIFQSKESSSVLSCDISADDKYIVTGSGDKKATVYEVIY from the exons cagcagcagccgcctCATAGTGTCTACCCAGCCTTCATG cagcagcagctccaggctCAGCACCTCTCTCACGCGGGCCACGGCCCCCCAGTCCAGCTCCCCCCACACCCGTCAGGCCTGCAGCCGCCCGGCCTCCCCCCTGTGACTGGTGCCGGCGCCGGCCTGCTGGCTCTGGGTGCTCTTGGCAGCCAGGCCCACCTGCCTGTAAAAGACGAGAAGAACCACCACGACCTGGAGCACAGAG GCCCCTCATCTTTTCACTCGCCTCTGGCCCTTCCTCTGAAAGAACGCGAGTCGAGCACG AATAACTCGGTGTCACCGTCAGACAGCCTGCGAGCAGCAAGTGAGAAGCACCGCGGCTCTTCAGATTACAGTCTGGACTCCAAGAAACGCAAAGTGGACGACAAAGACAGCATGAGCAGATAT GACAGTGACGGAGACAAAAGTGACGACTTGGTGGTGGACGTTTCCAATGAG GATCCGGCCACCCCTCGAGTTAGCCCCGCTCACTCTCCTCCAGAGAACGGCCTGGATAAATCCCGAGTCCTGAAGAAGGATGCTGCCCCCAACAGTCCTGCCTCCGTCGCCTCGTCAGGCAGCACACCGTCCTCCAAAGCCAAGGACCACGCCCAT AACGACAAGTCGTCCACACCAAGCCTGAAGTCCAACACGCCAACACCAAGAAATGAGGCCCCGACACCAGGAACCAGCAGCACGCCAGGACTGAGGCCTCTCACCATGGGCAAACCACCAGGCATGGAGGCGTTAG CCGCTCCTGCCCTGCGTACACCTCTGTCCATTGCGGGTTCCTACGCCACCCCGTTTGCTATGATGGGTCATCATGACATGAATGGATCCCTGACCAGCCCCGGCGTCTATCCAGGTCTCATTTCACCTCAGATGAGTGCTGCAGCGGCTGCCGCTTATGGACGCTCTCCCATC GCGGGATTCGACCCTCATCCCCACATGAGAGCTCCAGGCCTGCCAGCCAGCCTCACGTCTATTTCTGGAGGGAAACC AGCGTATTCTTTTCACGTGAGTGCGGATGGTCAGATGCAGCCTGTGCCCTTCCCTCCAGATGCACTGATCGGTCCGGGCATCCCGCGCCACGCTCGCCAGATCAACACACTGAGCCACGGGGAAGTGGTGTGCGCTGTCACCATCAGCAACCCCACACGCCATGTCTACACCGGCGGCAAGGGCTGCGTCAAGATTTGGGACATCAGCCAGCCAGGCAGCAAGAGTCCTGTGTCCCAACTCGACTGCTTG AACAGAGACAATTACATCCGCTCCTGCAAACTGTTGCCTGATGGCCGAACCCTCATAGTGGGTGGCGAGGCCAGCACGCTGACCATCTGGGACCTAGCCTCACAGACGCCCCGCATTAAGGCGGAGCTCACTTCTTCTGCTCCAGCCTGCTATGCACTGGCCATCAGTCCAGATGCCAAGGTctgcttctcctgctgctcGGACGGAAACATCGCTGTGTGGGACCTCCATAACCAGACCCTCGTCAG GCAGTTCCAGGGTCACACAGACGGTGCCAGCTGCATCGACATCTCTCACGACGGGACCAAACTGTGGACTGGAGGGCTGGACAACACAGTCCGCTCCTGGGACCTGAGAGAAGGACGACAGCTTCAGCAACACGACTTTACCTCACAG ATCTTCTCTCTGGGCTACTGTCCCACTGGAGAATGGCTGGCTGTGGGCATGGAGAGCAGCAACGTGGAGGTGCTGCACCACACCAAGCCTGACAAGTACCAGCTGCACCTGCACGAAAGCTGCGTCCTCTCGCTAAAGTTCGCCTACTGTG gtaaaTGGTTTGTGAGCACAGGGAAGGACAACCTGCTGAATGCATGGAGGACTCCGTATGGTGCCAGCATATTTCAG TCAAAGGAGTCGTCCTCCGTCCTGAGCTGTGACATCTCAGCAGATGACAAATACATTGTGACAGGATCCGGTGACAAGAAGGCGACAGTCTACGAGGTCATCTACTAA